Part of the Tolypothrix sp. PCC 7910 genome, ACGTTTGATTGTGGACTGCCATAGTAAGTTTTAGGTAATGGGTTGAGTTCTTGTCAGCTCAATGCTAATTTTTCCCCCAAAGTCTGGGATAGGTGCAGCAGGTTTGCTGAGAGTTACTTGAACTTTAGTAACGCGATCGCACTCTTGGAGGATAGAGTCAGCAATTGTGCCAGCTAACTTCTCTACTAAAGCAAACTTAGATGACTTCACCAGATGTTGTACCAAGCTAATAACACTGCGGTAATCTATAGTGTCTGCGATCGCATCAGTTTGAGCTGGCTTGGCAAGATCCAGCCATAACTTTACATCCACCTCAAACCACTGCCCTAGTACCTGTTCTTCAGGTAAATATCCCGTGTAGCCATAGCCACGAATTCCCGTTAAGTGAATGCAGTCCATAATAGAAGAGCGAAATTTGCATTTTGGATTTTAACGTTAGTGTGGGGCATGGGGCATTGGGTATTGGGTATTGGGTATTGGATAATTAGTAATTGGGTTTTTTTTATTTCCCCGTCCCCTCATCTCTCTCCTCTAGAACTCAGAACTGAATAGACTCACAACCCTGAAAAATATGCAAAAATGCTATGGCGCTGGTTACCAACGCTGCTAACTTATAGCTCTGTTTGCTTGAATGCCGATCGCCTGTAAAAATGTTAATCA contains:
- the folB gene encoding dihydroneopterin aldolase; this translates as MDCIHLTGIRGYGYTGYLPEEQVLGQWFEVDVKLWLDLAKPAQTDAIADTIDYRSVISLVQHLVKSSKFALVEKLAGTIADSILQECDRVTKVQVTLSKPAAPIPDFGGKISIELTRTQPIT